One window of the Longimicrobium terrae genome contains the following:
- a CDS encoding 3' terminal RNA ribose 2'-O-methyltransferase Hen1 yields the protein MLLTIRTTHAPATDLGYLLGKNPARSQRFDLGFGTAHVFYPEATEEACTAALLLDVDPVGLVRGRGNGDGGTLDQYVNDRPYAASSFLSVALSRVLRSAMSGVSRDRPELAATAIPLEARITVVPVRGGAEVLRRLFEPLGYVVDAEAHPLDPAHPEWGDSRYLTVTLRAETRLAALLTHLYVLIPVLDGAKHYFVGDEEVEKLLRHGEGWLAAHPERTMIASRYLKRRRSLVDQALARLVEPEPDAADEGAAPDEPTLAAVRDAEEGALEARISLHQQRLETVMQALRESGAARVLDLGCGEGKLLRMLLAEPRFTEIVGMDVSHRVLEVAADRLKLDRQPPRVRDRVRLIHGALTYRDGRLAGYDAAAVVEVIEHLDAPRLAAFERVLWEYARPETIVLTTPNAEYNVRWPTLPAGRFRHRDHRFEWTRAEFAEWAEGVCARFGYIVRLLPVGPVDEEVGAPTQMAVFTRTDSAMVDVSLESGDG from the coding sequence ATGCTGCTCACCATCCGCACGACGCACGCGCCCGCCACCGACCTGGGCTACCTGCTGGGAAAGAACCCGGCGCGGTCGCAGCGCTTTGACCTGGGGTTCGGGACGGCGCACGTCTTTTATCCCGAAGCCACGGAGGAGGCGTGCACGGCGGCGCTGCTGCTGGACGTGGATCCCGTGGGCCTGGTGCGCGGGCGCGGCAACGGCGACGGCGGCACGCTTGACCAGTACGTGAACGACCGGCCGTACGCCGCGTCGTCCTTTCTGTCCGTCGCGCTGTCGCGGGTGCTGCGCAGCGCCATGTCGGGGGTGAGCCGCGACCGTCCGGAACTGGCCGCCACCGCCATCCCGCTGGAGGCGCGCATCACGGTGGTTCCCGTGCGCGGCGGGGCGGAGGTGCTGCGGCGCCTGTTCGAGCCGCTGGGCTACGTGGTGGATGCGGAGGCGCATCCGCTGGACCCCGCGCACCCGGAGTGGGGCGACAGCCGCTACCTGACCGTCACCCTGCGCGCCGAAACCCGTCTGGCCGCGCTGCTGACGCACCTGTACGTGCTGATTCCCGTGCTGGACGGCGCCAAGCACTACTTCGTGGGGGATGAGGAGGTCGAGAAGCTGCTGCGCCACGGCGAGGGCTGGCTGGCCGCCCACCCGGAGCGCACGATGATCGCCTCGCGCTACCTGAAGCGCCGCCGCTCGCTGGTGGACCAGGCGCTGGCCCGGCTGGTGGAGCCCGAGCCGGACGCCGCGGACGAGGGCGCCGCGCCGGACGAGCCCACGCTGGCCGCCGTCCGCGACGCGGAGGAGGGGGCGCTGGAGGCGCGCATAAGCCTGCACCAGCAGCGGCTGGAAACGGTGATGCAGGCGCTGCGCGAAAGCGGCGCCGCCCGCGTGCTGGACCTGGGCTGCGGCGAGGGAAAGCTGCTGCGCATGCTGCTGGCCGAGCCGCGCTTCACGGAAATCGTGGGGATGGACGTGTCGCACCGCGTGCTGGAGGTGGCCGCGGACCGGCTGAAGCTGGACCGGCAGCCCCCGCGCGTCCGCGACCGCGTGCGGCTGATCCACGGCGCGCTCACGTATCGCGACGGGCGCCTGGCCGGCTACGACGCGGCCGCCGTGGTGGAGGTGATCGAGCACCTGGATGCGCCGCGGCTGGCGGCATTCGAGCGGGTGCTGTGGGAGTACGCCCGTCCGGAAACGATCGTGCTGACCACGCCCAACGCGGAATACAACGTCCGCTGGCCCACGCTGCCCGCCGGCCGCTTTCGCCACAGGGACCATCGGTTCGAGTGGACGCGGGCGGAGTTCGCGGAATGGGCGGAGGGCGTGTGCGCGCGGTTCGGCTACATCGTCCGCCTGCTCCCCGTGGGCCCGGTGGACGAGGAGGTCGGCGCGCCGACGCAGATGGCGGTGTTCACCCGCACGGACTCGGCCATGGTGGACGTGAGTCTGGAAAGCGGGGATGGATGA